One Oryza brachyantha chromosome 3, ObraRS2, whole genome shotgun sequence DNA segment encodes these proteins:
- the LOC102720780 gene encoding chloride channel protein CLC-d isoform X1 yields MLSGDQDLPDGIGMARLAWTRLPTADGGAGAGAEGPAPSSPSGAGYDLFAGGVESLDYEVVENYAYREEQAQRSKFWVPYYVMLKWLFSLLIGVGTGMAAIFINLAVENFSGWKYAATFAIIQHSYFVGFLVYIIFNLALVFSSVYIITHFAPAAAGSGIPEIKGYLNGVDTHGILLFRTLVGKIFGSIGSVGGGLALGKEGPLVHTGACIASLLGQGGSAKYHLSSRWVRIFESDRDRRDLVTCGCAAGVAAAFRAPVGGVLFALEEVTSWWRSHLMWRVFFTSAVVAVVVQSAMNWCKSGKCGHFGSGGFIIWEISGGQEDYSYQELLPMAIIGVIGGLLGALFNQLTLYITKWRRTYLHRKGKRVKIFEACLISLITSTISFVLPLLRKCSPCPQLETNSGIECPRPPGTDGNFVNFYCSKDNEYNDLATIFFNTQDDAIRNLFSAKTFHEYSAQSLITFLVMFYSLAVVTFGTAVPAGQFIPGIMIGSTYGRLVGMFVVKFYKKLNVEEGTYALLGAASFLGGSMRMTVSLCVIMVEITNNLKLLPLIMLVLLISKAVGDFFNEGLYEVQAQLRGIPLLDSRPKQVMRNLSAKDACKNQKVVSLPRVSRIVDIISVLRSNKHNGYPVVDHGQNGESLVIGLILRSHLLVLLQSKVDFQNGPFPCGPGIMNRHNTSDFVKPASSKGKSIDDIQLTEDELGKYLDLAPFLNPSPYIVPEDMSLAKVYNLFRQLGLRHIFVVPRPSRVVGLITRQDLLLEENGNNVTTELQSTSVRGQLNGKMHSGSTHLGHPLLDKIMIEE; encoded by the exons ATGCTCTCCGGCGACCAGGACCTCCCCGACGGCATCGGGATGGCGCGGCTGGCGTGGACGCGCCTCCCCACCGCCGAcggcggggcgggggcgggggcggagggGCCCGCCCCATCCTCcccctccggcgccggctACGAcctcttcgccggcggcgtcgagagCCTCGACTACGAGGTCGTCGAGAACTACGCCTACCGGGAGGAGCAG GCGCAACGGAGCAAGTTCTGGGTGCCGTACTACGTCATGCTCAAGTGGCTCTTCTCCCTACTGATCGGCGTCG GTACCGGAATGGCTGCTATTTTCATAAATCTGGCGGTCGAAAACTTTTCTGGCTGGAAATATGCAGCGACATTTGCTATAATACAGCACTCATATTTTGTGGGGTTCTTGGTGTACATAATTTTCAATCTGGCCCTCGTATTTTCTTCTGTTTACATAATAACACACTttgcaccagcagcagctggaTCTGGTATCCCAGAGATCAAAGGTTACTTAAATG GAGTGGATACACATGGAATCCTCCTTTTTAGGACATTAGTTGGGAAA ATCTTTGGGAGCATCGGATCAGTTGGAGGAGGTTTGGCTCTAGGAAAAGAAGGGCCTCTTGTTCATACTGGGGCATGCATTGCTTCTCTTCTTGGACAG GGTGGATCAGCAAAATACCATTTGAGTTCTAGGTGGGTGCGGATTTTTGAAAGTGACCGAGATCGGCGAGACCTT GTGACATGTGGATGTGCAGCTGGAGTTGCTGCAGCATTCAGAGCTCCGGTTGGTGGGGTGCTATTTGCCTTGGAGGAAGTTACATCCTG GTGGAGAAGTCATCTTATGTGGAGGGTATTCTTTACATCTGCCGTTGTGGCTGTTGTGGTGCAATCAGCAATGAACTGGTGCAAGAGTGGAAAGTGTGGTCATTTTGGGTCTGGGGGTTTTATAATCTGGGAAATATCTGG AGGTCAAGAAGATTATTCTTACCAAGAACTATTGCCTATGGCAATTATTGGTGTAATTGGTGGACTTCTAG gggCATTATTCAATCAACTTACCTTGTATATAACTAAATGGCGTCGAACATATCTTCACAGAAAAGGGAAACGAGTGAAG ATCTTTGAAGCATGCCTTATATCTTTGATTACATCCACAATTTCCTTTGTGTTGCCACTACTGAGGAAATGCAGTCCATGTCCTCAGTTAGAAACTAATTCTGGCATCGAATGCCCTCGGCCACCTGGAACAGATGGGAATTTTGTCAAT TTTTATTGTTCTAAAGACAACGAATACAATGATCTAGCAACCATTTTCTTCAATACTCAG GATGATGCAATACGTAATCTATTCAGTGCAAAAACATTCCATGAATACAGTGCACAAAGCCTTATCACCTTCCTG GTCATGTTTTACTCCTTAGCTGTTGTGACATTTGGAACCGCAGTTCCAGCTGGTCAATTCATTCCAGGAATAATGATTGGATCTACCTATGGCCGACTTGTTGGAATGTTTGTTGTTAAGTTTTATAAGAAGCTAAATGTTGAGGAGGGCAC GTATGCTCTACTTGGTGCTGCTTCCTTTCTTGGTGGCTCAATGAGAATGACTGTATCTTTATGTGTTATAATGGTTGAGATTACAAACAACTTGAAACTCCTGCCGTTAATTATGCTTGTGCTTCTGATTTCTAAG GCTGTGGGTGACTTTTTTAATGAAGGGCTGTATGAAGTGCAAGCCCAATTAAGGGGCATCCCATTACTTGACTCAAGGCCCAAGCAGGTTATGAGAAATCTGAGTGCGAAGGATGCCTGCAAGAATCAAAAG GTTGTGTCTCTTCCTCGTGTTTCAAGAATTGTTGATATTATTTCTGTTTTGCGGAGCAACAAGCATAATGGCTACCCT GTTGTTGATCATGGGCAGAATGGTGAGTCACTTGTCATAGGTTTGATACTTCGTAG TCACTTACTGGTACTTCTGCAATCTAAAGTTGATTTCCAGAATGGTCCTTTCCCTTGTGGACCTGGCATAATGAACAG GCACAATACAAGTGACTTTGTTAAACCAGCATCAAGTAAAGGAAAGTCAATTGATGATATTCAATTGACAGAAGATGAGCTAGGGAAGTATTTGGATCTTGCCCCATTTCTAAATCCTTCTCCTTATATAGTGCCTGAGGACATGTCCTTAGCAAAG GTGTACAATCTGTTCCGACAACTAGGACTGCGCCATATATTTGTTGTTCCTCGGCCTTCTCGTGTTGTTGGATTGATAACAAGACAAGATCTTTTACTTGAG GAGAACGGCAATAATGTGACAACGGAGCTCCAGTCGACTAGTGTAAG GGGTCAGCTGAATGGCAAAATGCACAGTGGCAGCACACATCTGGGGCATCCTCTTCTTGATAAAATTATGATCGAGGAGTAA
- the LOC102720780 gene encoding chloride channel protein CLC-d isoform X2, which produces MLSGDQDLPDGIGMARLAWTRLPTADGGAGAGAEGPAPSSPSGAGYDLFAGGVESLDYEVVENYAYREEQAQRSKFWVPYYVMLKWLFSLLIGVGTGMAAIFINLAVENFSGWKYAATFAIIQHSYFVGFLVYIIFNLALVFSSVYIITHFAPAAAGSGIPEIKGYLNGVDTHGILLFRTLVGKIFGSIGSVGGGLALGKEGPLVHTGACIASLLGQGGSAKYHLSSRWVRIFESDRDRRDLVTCGCAAGVAAAFRAPVGGVLFALEEVTSWWRSHLMWRVFFTSAVVAVVVQSAMNWCKSGKCGHFGSGGFIIWEISGGQEDYSYQELLPMAIIGVIGGLLGALFNQLTLYITKWRRTYLHRKGKRVKIFEACLISLITSTISFVLPLLRKCSPCPQLETNSGIECPRPPGTDGNFVNFYCSKDNEYNDLATIFFNTQDDAIRNLFSAKTFHEYSAQSLITFLVMFYSLAVVTFGTAVPAGQFIPGIMIGSTYGRLVGMFVVKFYKKLNVEEGTYALLGAASFLGGSMRMTVSLCVIMVEITNNLKLLPLIMLVLLISKAVGDFFNEGLYEVQAQLRGIPLLDSRPKQVMRNLSAKDACKNQKVVSLPRVSRIVDIISVLRSNKHNGYPVVDHGQNGESLVIGLILRSHLLVLLQSKVDFQNGPFPCGPGIMNRHNTSDFVKPASSKGKSIDDIQLTEDELGKYLDLAPFLNPSPYIVPEDMSLAKVYNLFRQLGLRHIFVVPRPSRVVGLITRQDLLLEENGNNVTTELQSTSGSAEWQNAQWQHTSGASSS; this is translated from the exons ATGCTCTCCGGCGACCAGGACCTCCCCGACGGCATCGGGATGGCGCGGCTGGCGTGGACGCGCCTCCCCACCGCCGAcggcggggcgggggcgggggcggagggGCCCGCCCCATCCTCcccctccggcgccggctACGAcctcttcgccggcggcgtcgagagCCTCGACTACGAGGTCGTCGAGAACTACGCCTACCGGGAGGAGCAG GCGCAACGGAGCAAGTTCTGGGTGCCGTACTACGTCATGCTCAAGTGGCTCTTCTCCCTACTGATCGGCGTCG GTACCGGAATGGCTGCTATTTTCATAAATCTGGCGGTCGAAAACTTTTCTGGCTGGAAATATGCAGCGACATTTGCTATAATACAGCACTCATATTTTGTGGGGTTCTTGGTGTACATAATTTTCAATCTGGCCCTCGTATTTTCTTCTGTTTACATAATAACACACTttgcaccagcagcagctggaTCTGGTATCCCAGAGATCAAAGGTTACTTAAATG GAGTGGATACACATGGAATCCTCCTTTTTAGGACATTAGTTGGGAAA ATCTTTGGGAGCATCGGATCAGTTGGAGGAGGTTTGGCTCTAGGAAAAGAAGGGCCTCTTGTTCATACTGGGGCATGCATTGCTTCTCTTCTTGGACAG GGTGGATCAGCAAAATACCATTTGAGTTCTAGGTGGGTGCGGATTTTTGAAAGTGACCGAGATCGGCGAGACCTT GTGACATGTGGATGTGCAGCTGGAGTTGCTGCAGCATTCAGAGCTCCGGTTGGTGGGGTGCTATTTGCCTTGGAGGAAGTTACATCCTG GTGGAGAAGTCATCTTATGTGGAGGGTATTCTTTACATCTGCCGTTGTGGCTGTTGTGGTGCAATCAGCAATGAACTGGTGCAAGAGTGGAAAGTGTGGTCATTTTGGGTCTGGGGGTTTTATAATCTGGGAAATATCTGG AGGTCAAGAAGATTATTCTTACCAAGAACTATTGCCTATGGCAATTATTGGTGTAATTGGTGGACTTCTAG gggCATTATTCAATCAACTTACCTTGTATATAACTAAATGGCGTCGAACATATCTTCACAGAAAAGGGAAACGAGTGAAG ATCTTTGAAGCATGCCTTATATCTTTGATTACATCCACAATTTCCTTTGTGTTGCCACTACTGAGGAAATGCAGTCCATGTCCTCAGTTAGAAACTAATTCTGGCATCGAATGCCCTCGGCCACCTGGAACAGATGGGAATTTTGTCAAT TTTTATTGTTCTAAAGACAACGAATACAATGATCTAGCAACCATTTTCTTCAATACTCAG GATGATGCAATACGTAATCTATTCAGTGCAAAAACATTCCATGAATACAGTGCACAAAGCCTTATCACCTTCCTG GTCATGTTTTACTCCTTAGCTGTTGTGACATTTGGAACCGCAGTTCCAGCTGGTCAATTCATTCCAGGAATAATGATTGGATCTACCTATGGCCGACTTGTTGGAATGTTTGTTGTTAAGTTTTATAAGAAGCTAAATGTTGAGGAGGGCAC GTATGCTCTACTTGGTGCTGCTTCCTTTCTTGGTGGCTCAATGAGAATGACTGTATCTTTATGTGTTATAATGGTTGAGATTACAAACAACTTGAAACTCCTGCCGTTAATTATGCTTGTGCTTCTGATTTCTAAG GCTGTGGGTGACTTTTTTAATGAAGGGCTGTATGAAGTGCAAGCCCAATTAAGGGGCATCCCATTACTTGACTCAAGGCCCAAGCAGGTTATGAGAAATCTGAGTGCGAAGGATGCCTGCAAGAATCAAAAG GTTGTGTCTCTTCCTCGTGTTTCAAGAATTGTTGATATTATTTCTGTTTTGCGGAGCAACAAGCATAATGGCTACCCT GTTGTTGATCATGGGCAGAATGGTGAGTCACTTGTCATAGGTTTGATACTTCGTAG TCACTTACTGGTACTTCTGCAATCTAAAGTTGATTTCCAGAATGGTCCTTTCCCTTGTGGACCTGGCATAATGAACAG GCACAATACAAGTGACTTTGTTAAACCAGCATCAAGTAAAGGAAAGTCAATTGATGATATTCAATTGACAGAAGATGAGCTAGGGAAGTATTTGGATCTTGCCCCATTTCTAAATCCTTCTCCTTATATAGTGCCTGAGGACATGTCCTTAGCAAAG GTGTACAATCTGTTCCGACAACTAGGACTGCGCCATATATTTGTTGTTCCTCGGCCTTCTCGTGTTGTTGGATTGATAACAAGACAAGATCTTTTACTTGAG GAGAACGGCAATAATGTGACAACGGAGCTCCAGTCGACTAGT GGGTCAGCTGAATGGCAAAATGCACAGTGGCAGCACACATCTGGGGCATCCTCTTCTTGA
- the LOC102705061 gene encoding uncharacterized protein LOC102705061, whose protein sequence is MAKAQRPAAGMGREPLLPFSAAAAASPPPYLDARADADAYPYVLLVPVRLRRGCRCRCLGPLLASLALLSLAGFLLWPADPDVSVARLRLAHVSVSARPSVAVTISAALKVRVRNPDFFALDYSRLDVDIGYRGAPLGRVTSGGGRVRARAVSYIDADLSLDGISVVEDAIYLLEDLARGSIPFDTVAEVEGHVRLFFLRIPVKGRISCVVHINPHNQTIVHQDCYPE, encoded by the exons aTGGCGAAGGCGCAACGCCCAGCCGCGGGGATGGGGAGGGAGCCCCTGCTCCctttctccgccgccgccgccgcctccccgccgccctaCCTGGACgcccgcgccgacgccgacgcgtaCCCGTACGTCCTCCTCGTCCCCGTGCGGCTGCGGCGCGggtgccgctgccgctgcctcgGCCCGCTCCTCGCCTCGCTCGCGCTGCTCTCCCTCGCCGGGTTCCTCCTCTGGCCCGCCGACCCGGACGTCAGCgtcgcgcgcctccgcctcgcgcacgtctccgtctccgcgcgcccctccgtcgccgtcaccatcTCCGCCGCGCTCAAGGTCCGCGTCCGCAACCCGGACTTCTTCGCGCTCGACTACAGCCGCCTCGACGTCGACATCGGGTACCGCGgcgcgccgctcggccgcgtcacctccggcggcggccgcgtccgcgcgcgcgccgtctCGTACATCGACGCCGACCTCAGCCTCGACGGCATAAGCGTCGTGGAGGACGCGATCTACCTTCTCGAGGACCTCGCGCGGGGATCCATACCCTTCGACACCGTCGCTGAGGTCGAGGGCCACGTTCGCTTGTTTTTCCTCAGAATCCCTGTCAAG GGGAGAATATCTTGCGTGGTGCATATTAACCCGCACAATCAAACCATAGTGCACCAGGACTGCTACCCAGAG TGA
- the LOC121054000 gene encoding uncharacterized protein LOC121054000 has translation MAAVPWAAARRSMQEAAAAGGAVSYAQAQQGPRSAGRSVETLVVIVAAIVLVAVLAGVVARACGGRHVAPSGDRDVEGWVERRCRSCLDSGLPPATAHQPQGSSKATEAK, from the coding sequence ATGGCGGCCGTgccgtgggcggcggcgaggaggtcgatgcaggaggccgccgccgccggcggcgccgtgtcGTACGCGCAGGCGCAGCAGGGGCCGCGGTCCGCGGGGAGGTCGGTCGAGACGCTGGTGGTGATCGTCGCGGCGATCGTGCTAGTCGCGGTGCTCGCGGGCGTCGTCGCGCGGGCGTGCGGGGGGCGGCACGTGGCGCCGAGCGGGGACCGCGACGTCGAGGGGTGGGTGGAGCGGCGGTGCCGGAGCTGCCTCGACAGCgggctgccgccggcgacggcccaTCAGCCGCAGGGGTCATCGAAGGCCACTGAAGCCAAATAG